The genomic window TTAGCTAGGGCTTTTTGCGTTTGAGCTTTTCCTTGACAAAAGCTATAAAACTCTTCCAAATCcattgtttaatttcttatatatcgAACTATGTCTCTAGTTGTAAATTCAAATTGAATATCATTAATATTGTTCTTGAGTCACTATTAGCTAAtacaataatttgtttttaaaaatataattttctttcacGTCACACCAATTTTTGGCATAGAATGTCATGAAGCCagaaaaaactcttttttgaGGACAATATCAACAATTTGTAgcactgttttttttaacccTTTTTTAACGTCTTAAAAGAACTAACGTTTTGTATCTGAAAATTTTGCCTAATCTACGTGATCATATACAAATTTCTTCTGGTATGTGAATCCCTATGAGATATCACTAACTCTTTATGTAGTTCCTTGGTGAAGCAATGATGCgatattttgttaattgagGTTAGTTGCAGAGATGGGTCATATTTTTAAAGTCAtatttttcaactaaaaaggtaaaaaaaaactcttttccttaagaaaaaaggtaaaaaatatCTCTTGGAATCACTTTCAGCAgcttattataaaaaaagtagtattttttccaataacaatagatttgatttgagttttacaAATTGTTGATTGAATATTGTGAATTATTTTAAGTGATTTTACATAAATTCCAAGTTCAATAAAATAGAATtgagaatttgttttaaaaaatcacCAGTTGAATAAcatgtaattttaaaagacACCTAAAAtccccaaaaataaaaaatccaaTACACCCTTACGCTAATTGACTAGTATACCTCTCTTCTCTATTTATACCAATTGTTAAACCCTAGTTTATATTTGCAGTCTTGTTGCTTTTTTCCGTACgttcatacaaaaaaatcacaaagataaacaaaacGGTATGATGCTTACTGATCTTCCACTTGATTTAGAATCGGAAATCCTCTCTAGGGTTCCGGCCACTTCTCTACAAAGACTGAAAACGACTTGCAAACGTTGGTACGCTTTATTCAGAGATCCAAGATTCGTCAAGAAAAACTTGGGTAAAGCAGCAACGCATGTGATCTTTGATAATCGTAGTGGTTATTCAATGACAGATATAAATTCTCTGATTCATAGCATCAATCTCCGTGGAATCCAAAACAGCTTTGATCCATCCATTGGGGTCGACGTTAAACTTAACGTTCTAAAGGATCCAAGACATGATAAGATAAGTCATATTATCTCTCACTGCGATGGTTTATTATTGTGCAAGACCGAGGACTATGGTAGACTCGTGGTTTGGAACCCTTGCACTGGTCAAATCAAGTGGATCCAAGCCAATAATATGTTAATGGACGTTTATGTGCTAGGATAcgtaaacaacaacaaatcttgCAATAGCtacaaaatcttgaatttTGGCATTCTTCCATTAAACAGTTCTCATGATAATAAGTCTAAAATCTATGAGTTCAACTCTGATTCATGGAGAATTCTTGACCACGTCTCTCCCGGTTACTTCGCAATATCCAAAGCCATGACTTTGAAGGGAAATGCTTATTGGTTTGCTTCAGATTGGTATGCTtcagataaagaaagaaaattcttACACAAATTTGATTTCAGAAGCGAGAGATTTGGACGTCTATGTATTCCTATTCAGAAATATTAGGCTGATCAGACTGTGGCTCTATCGGttgttagagaagagaaacttgcCTTGTTACAACAGTGGTTTGATAAAGATTCGTTAAAGATGAATATATGGGTGACCAAAACTAAGATCGATGAGGACAAAGACTTGTCTTGGACCAACTTCTTGGTAGTGGAATTTGGTAAAGTTATATTAACAAGAGATGCGTTGAATTATATGAGTTTCTTGGTTGACGAGGAGGATAAAATGGTTGTGTGTTCTGATACAATGTGTTCTGATACAAGGAGTGGCACTAAAACGAGGACCCGAATTTACTTTGCTAAAGAAGGTATACAAGTTCATCAAGAGATTgcacagaaaccaaaaaaatgtggGCCATTTCTCGTCagttatgttccaagtttggtTCAAATTCAGTCAGGTAATAAACAGAGTAgctgaaaaatattcattgcctttttttttttaagtattatCCTTTACTTTTCAAATACGTTGTTTATGACTGCTTAATGAGGTATCTATTCTCTTggcaacttttttttattaatacaGTATGTGTAAGCATATGAATACCGAAAGCAAAAAGAGTAGAAAGCAAATCAGCGAAAGTGCATATCTCAACTCCCTAAAGTTGTGACATATTGTAATTGTATCtccaacacaaacacaaacatctGTGTATATGTAACCATATATGTTCATGTTGTTTCATGAAATTACATAGACTTTCTTTTGTTCCAGCATAGTCGATATTATCAGGAAAGTCATCGAGGTTATATGCATTAGGATCAAGTACACACCAAGTGTTGGGCTGTCTTGTCAAAGACTTGTCCTTGCCTTTACCCGAGAAGTCAAGCACATATTTCGGTCTCCCATCAAACTCTAAGATCCCCCAATACCTCCGGCGCTATACTCTTGGCATCCTCATAGACAAGGctgaaaagttaaaaatccATGATCACTCCTTTCCTCGCAGGCGTTCCATTTCCAGACATAGCATGCTTTACCATCCCCTGATTGAATCTCTTTGCACTCTTTACATTAGCGTTCTTGTCTCCATCCGTACGCCATATATCCGTAGGCTCGTTTCCAACAGCTATGTACTTGATCTTGATCTTGGATTCATACATAACACATGAAGGAAGTTGGCTTTAAGACCAAGCTTCAACATTGTACCTCTGTGCCTTCTCCAAAGCCTTGAGCCGCCGTGAAGCAACCTCCTTTGATCCTCCCGTCTCTTCTGACACAATCTCCCCTAAAGCCGACATTACATCAGATGGCATTTCTGTCGACGAGCCAGCCACATAAACGACAGCTCCATCACATAACAAATCCCAAACTTTCTTGCTCATCTCGCGGAGCTTGTGTTGCACGTAAACCTTCTTCGGTTGGTCTCTAGAGAATGCTGTGTAAAAGCCACCTCCCTTTTATTCAGAGAGCAGTCCTCCTCCTCTTGCGTGAGACTCCCAGAAATCGCGGTATTGAAAATATGTGTCTTTGTTTCTGCAACCGAAGAAGACAATGAACAATAAGCTACAATATGCGTTTTGCAGGAATAACTATATACATGAAGCGTACAACACAAGCAGCTTCCTCGGCTTCTCTCCGATTAGAGAAAACACAGATTCTAATCTCCAATTATCTCTTCTATAGTTCTATGCAAAGAAACAAGTTAAAAGACTCTTAAgggaagaggagaagagagagagctcGAAAGATTCTGGAGACTTGATATGGGCTTGAAGCCcaaattataagttttatgAGTTTGGGCCGGATCATGTGATATTGGAATATAATAGATACGACGTAGTTTTGATATCATCGTctccaaaatctctctcttccttgaaatgtgaattttaaaaatcagcGGAAGTTCCGGTAAAGTTCGATGGCGCTTAATTCTCGCAAATGTTGGATCTTCATTCTTCGCTCCAGCCAACTGCTAACCAATCctccttctcctttcttccgttttcttctcttttcttcgattctctttttttcctcctcTCTCAGATTCGATTCTCCGACCTTCCTCAGTTCAAAATGTTCAACGTGAAGGTAACTTTATCTTCCTCCGATCGTTTCggaattcaaattttatccaTTTCACACATAATAATTCTGGAAATCTGGTGATCGTGTTTCGGAATtgtattttatgtttcttcaCATTCCTCTGTTCCTCGTTTTAGAGaatgttaacaaaaaattgcgATCGATTTTTGGATGATTTGTTTCGTTTATTCCAAATTTATGTCTCTATGATCTTTCGAAGTGATGGAATTTGCAACTTTATTTTATGATCATAGATGcgattttttatttggaattcggttgttgttgtttgatgattaattttttttttgccttaaggttttggttttaacgTGACAAAATTAATGTGACGATTCTGGTGATgatacttataaaaaaatatgaacacAATTGATCTTTCCAGGTCCTACACGTGAAGTTTTGAGCTGGCTGTTTTAGCTTTTGTGCTGTTTGGCCATAATTGATGCAGCCTTTTTTAGAAACATAGTaagtgtcttcttcttttttatatgaaaaatgcCACATGAAGGTATGGTTTGGTGTATATagaaattcaattttcttgtGTGCTATGTCTAATGTTTGATTCTGATGAATAATTTATTCCTTCAATGTTTTCAGgtacaaatatattatttttgattcttgattgTTTTGGCTTACTTTGGTGGATGTTGTGTGATCATCGTTCAAggcttctttcttctattaTGCGCCTTGATTCATCTCACAAAACGCGGAACCAGCAGCTGTTT from Arabidopsis thaliana chromosome 3, partial sequence includes these protein-coding regions:
- a CDS encoding F-box and associated interaction domains-containing protein (F-box and associated interaction domains-containing protein; CONTAINS InterPro DOMAIN/s: F-box domain, cyclin-like (InterPro:IPR001810), F-box domain, Skp2-like (InterPro:IPR022364), F-box associated domain, type 1 (InterPro:IPR006527), F-box associated interaction domain (InterPro:IPR017451); BEST Arabidopsis thaliana protein match is: F-box and associated interaction domains-containing protein (TAIR:AT3G17265.1); Has 1460 Blast hits to 1430 proteins in 38 species: Archae - 0; Bacteria - 0; Metazoa - 0; Fungi - 0; Plants - 1460; Viruses - 0; Other Eukaryotes - 0 (source: NCBI BLink).) → MLTDLPLDLESEILSRVPATSLQRLKTTCKRWYALFRDPRFVKKNLGKAATHVIFDNRSGYSMTDINSLIHSINLRGIQNSFDPSIGVDVKLNVLKDPRHDKISHIISHCDGLLLCKTEDYGRLVVWNPCTGQIKWIQANNMLMDVYVLGYVNNNKSCNSYKILNFGILPLNSSHDNKSKIYEFNSDSWRILDHVSPGYFAISKAMTLKGNAYWFASDWYASDKERKFLHKFDFRSERFGRLCIPIQKY
- a CDS encoding F-box and associated interaction domains-containing protein: MLTDLPLDLESEILSRVPATSLQRLKTTCKRWYALFRDPRFVKKNLGKAATHVIFDNRSGYSMTDINSLIHSINLRGIQNSFDPSIGVDVKLNVLKDPRHDKISHIISHCDGLLLCKTEDYGRLVVWNPCTGQIKWIQANNMLMDVYVLGYVNNNKSCNSYKILNFGILPLNSSHDNKSKIYEFNSDSWRILDHVSPGYFAISKAMTLKGNAYWFASDWSGTKTRTRIYFAKEGIQVHQEIAQKPKKCGPFLVSYVPSLVQIQSGNKQSS
- a CDS encoding NADPH-dependent diflavin oxidoreductase (FUNCTIONS IN: molecular_function unknown; INVOLVED IN: biological_process unknown; LOCATED IN: endomembrane system; BEST Arabidopsis thaliana protein match is: Flavodoxin family protein (TAIR:AT3G02280.1); Has 175 Blast hits to 175 proteins in 21 species: Archae - 0; Bacteria - 6; Metazoa - 0; Fungi - 0; Plants - 168; Viruses - 0; Other Eukaryotes - 1 (source: NCBI BLink).), whose protein sequence is MSKKVWDLLCDGAVVYVAGSSTEMPSDVMSALGEIVSEETGGSKEVASRRLKALEKAQRYNVEAWS